The Papaver somniferum cultivar HN1 chromosome 3, ASM357369v1, whole genome shotgun sequence genome includes a region encoding these proteins:
- the LOC113359881 gene encoding ATPase family AAA domain-containing protein FIGL1-like, with translation MVWILLLGGGAGDSAAVGMWIGIGVVGGSFGDGEVLVRASMQSKGLLALVSQRALNGSPKNRVPLPTRLYSAVGTNSSSSIVSPSPSSSFKKSSPPYSRPKPSVPRASAKYRPQELDEAARRRLTKRLYIPLPTAELRAWFIRSLLEKDWLFKLSEEDTNVICRMSEGYLGSDMKNLVKDASTGPLRDALRQGEIVKLQKEDLRTEIVKLQKEEDLRIVSIQIPMQTLGVLLMESGRRPLLMISAAGTCLGCFLAGLSLLLQGSQFPKELSPALALTGILVYTGSFSLGMGGLPWVLSSLGCSQVRHLIYNYTSEVFEEE, from the exons ATGGTTTGGATCTTGTTGTTAGGTGGTGGAGCTGGTGATTCTGCAGCTGTTGGCATGTGGATTGGTATTGGTGTTGTTGGTGGTAGTTTCGGTGATG GTGAAGTACTCGTTAGAGCCAG CATGCAAAGCAAGGGGTTGTTGGCATTGGTTTCACAAAGAGCATTGAATGGCAG TCCTAAAAACAGGGTTCCTCTTCCTACACGTCTTTATAGTGCAGTGGGGACAAATTCGTCTAGTAGTATAGTGAGTCCCAGTCCTTCTAGCAGTTTCAAGAAAAGCTCACCACCCTATTCTAGACCTAAACCATCTGTTCCGCGTGCAA GTGCAAAATATAGACCTCAAGAGCTGGATGAAGCCGCGCGGAGGCGACTTACAAAGCGCCTGTATATTCCTCTACCTACTGCTG AATTGAGAGCCTGGTTTATTCGTAGTCTACTCGAGAAGGACTGGCTGTTCAAGCTCTCAGAAGAGGATACCAATGTCATCTGCAGAATGAGTGAAG GTTATTTAGGATCAGACATGAAGAATCTGGTCAAAGATGCATCCACGGGACCATTGAGAGATGCTCTTAGACAAGGAGAAATTGTAAAATTGCAGAAAGAGGATCTAAGAACGGAAATTGTAAAATTGCAGAAAGAGGAGGATCTAAGAATAGTTAGTATTCAG ATACCCATGCAAACATTAGGTGTACTTTTAATGGAATCTGGGAGAAGGCCACTCCTTATG ATTTCTGCAGCTGGAACTTGCTTGGGTTGTTTCCTAGCAGGATTGTCGTTACTCTTGCAG GGTAGCCAATTCCCTAAAGAACTGAGTCCAGCATTGGCCCTTACCGGCATTCTG GTGTACACAGGATCTTTCTCGTTAGGCATGGGTGGGTTACCATGGGTTTTATCTTCTCTTGGTTGCAGTCAAGTGCGACATCTGATATATAATTATACAAGTGAAGTTTTTGAAGAAGAGTAA